GAAAATCCCCCTAATTATCGGGGCGATTCATTCATAAAGAGCGTATTCTCGTATTGATTAGGGAGGAATTCCCTAAAAGCCACAATTTGAACGGATAATTGACTAATTTTAGGGAGGATTTCCCTAATCCGCAAAGTGTGTAGATTCTAAGTCTGGTTTACGGGTTCGGAGGGTTACTTGCGAGCGTTGTTAAAGCCCACTTTTAAGCACCAATAACCAACCTACCCTACCCCTGAGCCCAACCCTTCCGATGAGCATAAATAGCCAGCTGAGTACGATCATCAAGCTCGCATTTCATTAGCAGGTTGCTAACATGCGTCTTCACCGTCTTGATGCTGATATGCAGCTCCTCGCCGATATCCTTATTGGTCTTGCCCTCGGCAATGAGCAGCAGAACCTCCTTCTCACGCTCTGTCAAGCCGGAGGAATCGCCTTGCACAGTTCGCTGGCGAATGCCACGTGTCAGCGCTTGCGATACATCGCCAGTCATGACTGGCATACCACGGAATGCACCTTGCAGTGCATAGATCAGCTCCTCTGCTGACACAGTTTTGAGCACATAGCTGACTGCTCCAGCTTCTATAGCGTCTACGACGAGGTCATCCTCAAGGAAGCTGGTCAAGATAACGATTTTGAGGCCAGGAAATTCTGACAGCACCGCACGAGTAGTCTCCACGCCATTCATCACAGGCATCATCAGATCCATCAGCACGAGATCGGGCAAACCTTCATGACCACCAGCACGCAGCATTTCCAGCGCTTCCTGTCCATTGGCTGCTTCTCCTATAACCTCAAACGTCGGCTCCAGCATCAGATATGTTTTGAGACCCATCCGTACCATATCGTGATCATCTACAAGCAATACTCTTATGACACTCATGCTCTATTCCTCCTCGTCCTCTGTAATTGTTCCTATCGCTCTTTTTCCCTCTGACTCAGAGTTCCCTTGCACAAACTTAGGGATATGTACGCGTATGGTCGTTCCCGCACCTTTACGACTAATAATCTCCACTTGTCCGCCCAGCTTCTCCGCACGCTCACGCATGGTGGTAAGACCGTACGAACCTTGTTTTTGCTGTATATGTTCAAAGCCTTGACCGTCATCACTAATGCTCAGCACAACCTGTCTCGACCCTTCACGCAGCGATAGACTAACCAGTCTAGCCCCAGCATGCTTCACAATATTCGCCATGGCCTCCTGAATAATCAGAAACAGCTGATGTTCAATTGCCTCGGACAATTCTCCTTGCAGTTCAAGCTCCTTCATTCCTTTTAAACCGTTCTGGCGGCAATAGTCCGGGAACCATTTTTCCAGTGCTTCGAACAGATTCCTGCCTTCCAGCTCCACCGGTCGCAACTGTGCAATGAGTGCTCTCATCTGCTTTTGTGCCATCTGTGACATTGCAATTAACTGATCCATTACCAACTGCCCTTGAGCTTCATTGACTTTCAGCACTTTAGGCAGCGAAGAAGCCGACATGTGGATGGCAAAAAGCTGCTGGCTCACCGTATCATGCAAATCCCGGGCCATACGCCTTCTTTCCTCCAGCACCGCGCTCTCCGCTGCCTGTTCCTTCTCAATAACCTCTTGTTCACCTAATCGCTGCAGTAGCTGCATCTTGTTCTCAACTGTATCCATCATGACATTAAATTCGTGATACACCCTCGCAAAAGACTGGTCATCGCTCTCTGGCATCCTTACAGAAAGGTTTCCTTTTGCCACCTGCAGCATGTTCAAATCCAGATGATCAATCCGGCGCTGAATCCGCTGACCTGCCATATAGCCGATAATTACGGCGCACAACACGATACCGATGCACAGATACAGCCACATGCGATAATCTTCAACTTCGATATAACCAAGGCAGGCGCCCGCATACATTAACCCAGCACTTACTCCTCCACTGAGCAAAAAATAGAACGTCAACAACCATTTGGTATTACTGATGATCGTCCCCATCTAACCCACCGTTTTAACTTTAATGTCACCTATAAAAGCACTTACGGTAATGCGAACTTTTTTGCCGGCTTCTTTATAGTAAGGTGTCTTGCATTGAACACTGCTCATAAATCCACTGCGAGACTGATCCAGAACCTCCATATCGCCGATAAAAGAACTGCTGTTCACTGAAATACCCAGATCCATATCATTCGGAATATACACCTTAATGTCACCTATAAAAGCGGAGATATTAATTTTCGTTTCTCCATAAGCAATTTGCGCGTTCGTCAGATCAAGGACAGTATCGCCTATAAACTGCGAGACATTCGTGTTCTTCAGTTGAAAATGCTCGCGCCCCATGTGGACATCCCCGATAAAAGCAGAGCGATTGGTCGACTCCTTGTTACTCTCTGATTCCTGGAACTCCTCATGCCACTCCCCATGTCTTCTAGCGTGACGCTCATGACGTTCCTGACGTCTGCGCTCATGGCGCTCCTGTTTCTCCTGCCAACGTGATTCAGCGGTGGACTTAAAAGCTCCCGTTCCGTCCTCATCCTCTTCTTCATCTTTTTGAAGATTAATATTCCAGTCTCGCCCACCAGAAGGTTTGCCGAATTTCTGTTCAAATTGCTCATCTAGCGTGGAATCCAGCGGCTTTGGCGGCTCCACATCCAGTGAGCTTTTTCCTGAAGGAAAGTGATCATTCGGTGACGTTGGAGCAGGTGGCACTGGTGGTACTGAACCTCTTGGTTTAAAAATCACATAAAGTCCGCCACCAATAAGCATGATTGGAATGAACATTTTGAAAAAATCCCCGGCCGAAATATCGAACCAGTCCAAGTTCCGTCCAAGGAAGAACACTCCGATCGCCAGAAAGAAAAAACCGCCAATAGGTGAAGATCCACCTTTTGAATGTTCGTCTCCCGTCCCCAGAAGTCGCTTCATCCCCATTAGGATCAAAATAACAGGCCAATAATTTGAGATCAAATAGCCTAAGCTGAAATCGGTGTAACCCAATTGTCTGAGTAGAAACATGGCTCCAATCCCTATCAAGATCAGGCCACCAAAAATCTGACTTGTGAACCTTCTTTTCATATTCCATTTCCCCTTTAAATTAGTGGAACGCTCTCTTCTTCAATCTTATAGCCTTAGTCTACAGGAAGAAAGCGCTCATAAACAGCGGCGAGAGAAGGAACTCCCACTCAGTCTCTAGACCGAGACGTATGGGATATTATTCTATATACTACTATATATATGAAAAAAAGACCGCCCCTCAGTTATAAACTGATCTGGGACGGTCTCTTTATTCAGCAGTCTTCTGCATCAGTAGCGCATTATTGTTGCGGTTTCTGAGCTGGTTTAGAAGTATTTCCACTTTGCTTAGTAGCGCCGTCATTCTCAACAGCAAACTCAGCATTGTATTTTTCATTCGGTGTTTTGTAATTGTCTTGAACTTTAGATTTTTTATTATTAGCCACGGAATTCACCTCCCTTATCTCTTATGCAGCATAGATAATGCTTACTAAGAGAACATCTCGGATGAGGCTAATGCTCTGCCCCAGTCCGTATTATGGCAAGGTGATGTCACTATTATGCATGACCAAGTGAAAATAAGTTCAATCCACCAAATTCATTGAAATACAAATCCTAAATGTTAAATGGATTCTTCCAGCAGAGATTGCGGTACGGCATTATAAGTCTCAATCGCCTGGCTTAGCTTCTTCAGCATAGCTTCAGTACATTTACCGTTACCGCGCTTAATGAGCTGAACTTCAACTGATTTTTTGCCCCATTCCTTATACACCTGTTTCGTGGTAGCAAAATACAAATCAATCTTCCGCCCTTTAATGGCAGATCCTGTATCAGCGACTATACCGTACCCATAACCAGGTATATACAATATACTCCCTAACGGTATTACCTTAGGGTCAGCAGCAATGGTCGAGACTGTATTCTTATCTCTACGTACTTTCACACCTGAATAGGTGATTCCGTATTCGGGATGTTTTGAAGTTTTACCTGTAGATTCATAACCCGCAGTATAACCCGTCGCCATCACTTTCATTGAAGTGATAATCTGGTCAGCTGCTGGCGCAGCTACAGGAACAGAATTTGGTGCTTTTGAAGAACCAGCGCCCCCATTCCCTTTGGTAGTTGGAGCTTTGGTAGCTGGCGCTTTGGTGCTCTGTGGTGACAATGTAGCTGCTGGTTTATTTTTCGTTGTCGCAGGTAATACAGATGTTCTAGAATGTTGATCATTTGACAATAATGTGGCGCGGCCTGTCGCAAGTACAACTGGTTGCTCTTTGGTACTCAATGAGCCAGAGTTAGCCTGCGTATGTTGCAACTTGTTCGATAGCGCATTGCCAAAGTCCGTGTGCTGTAATGTGTCTCCTATACCGTTAGCCACAACTGCTTGATGCTTTGATTCAGGAATGACACCTGCAACAGTCAACAGCAGAACTATTGTGACGAAAAGACACCAAAACCTCTGAAATATGCCCATTTTGTTCATGTGATAAACCTCCCCCTTATTAGCGAAGGTTTCCCGATTCACAAAATTTTATACATGAAGATCAATTTTTGATCCTCATGAGCATATGACAGAGGTCGTTATTAAACGTTTTTTTGATGTTGATTATTACAAGGTTTTATTAGATTACACGGTCTGCGATTTCCTGAGCCAGTAGCTCAATAACTTCTTGAAGCGGCTTAGCTCCAATGTCGCCTTCTCCACGCTTACGGATGGAAACTGTCTGAGCATTCATCTCATTCTCGCCAATTACGAACATGTATGGCAGCTTCTCCAATTGAGCTTCACGAATCTTATAACCAAGCTTCTCATTGCGTAGATCTGCCTCAGCGGAGATGCCACGGCGACGCAGCTTGTCAGTAACTTCTTTAGCATAATCGTCGAAGGCAGTGGATACAGGGATGACTTTAACCTGCTGTGGAGACAACCAAAGCGGCAGAGATCCCGCAAAGTTCTCTAACAAGAAAGCAACAAAACGCTCCATTGTACCCAAAATACCGCGGTGTAGAACGACTGGACGGTGTTTTTGACCATCGTCACCGATATATTCAAGCTCGAATTTTTCAGGTAACAAGAAGTCGATTTGCACAGTGGATAGCGTCTCTTCCTTGCCTAATACAGTCTTGATTTGTACATCCAATTTTGGACCGTAAAATGCTGCTTCACCTTCCGCTTCATAGAACGGCAGTCCCGCTTCTTCTACAACCTCGCGCAGCATCCGCTGAGCAGTTTCCCACATATTATCATTATCATAATATTTCTCAGTATCTTTAGGATCTCTATAAGATAAGCGGAAACGGTAATCATTAATACCGAAGTCTTTGTAGACCTGCTGGATCAGCTCGATTACACGAATGAACTCCCCTTTAATTTGGTCCAGACGACAGAAAATATGGGAGTCATTAAGAGTCATAGAACGCACACGGTGCAAACCAGTCAACGCTCCCGACATTTCATAACGGTGCTGGATACCAAGCTCAGCGATACGGATCGGAAGATCACGGTAGCTGTGCATAGAGCTCTTATAGATCATCATGTGATGCGGACAGTTCATTGGGCGAAGAACAAATTCTTCGTTATCAATAGTCATCTTAGGGAACATGTCCTCTTGATAGTGCTCCCAGTGTCCGGAAGTTTTATATAGTTCAACATTACCCAGAACTGGTGTGTATACATGCTGGTATCCCAAGCTTGCTTCCAGATCCACGATGTAACGTTCTAGAATGCTGCGCAGTTTGGCACCCTTAGGCAACCAGATCGGCAAGCCTTGTCCAACTAATTGGTTAAAAGTAAAGATTTCAAGCTCTTTACCCAGCTTACGGTGATCGCGTTTCT
This window of the Paenibacillus sp. FSL R10-2734 genome carries:
- a CDS encoding response regulator transcription factor: MSVIRVLLVDDHDMVRMGLKTYLMLEPTFEVIGEAANGQEALEMLRAGGHEGLPDLVLMDLMMPVMNGVETTRAVLSEFPGLKIVILTSFLEDDLVVDAIEAGAVSYVLKTVSAEELIYALQGAFRGMPVMTGDVSQALTRGIRQRTVQGDSSGLTEREKEVLLLIAEGKTNKDIGEELHISIKTVKTHVSNLLMKCELDDRTQLAIYAHRKGWAQG
- a CDS encoding HAMP domain-containing sensor histidine kinase, translating into MGTIISNTKWLLTFYFLLSGGVSAGLMYAGACLGYIEVEDYRMWLYLCIGIVLCAVIIGYMAGQRIQRRIDHLDLNMLQVAKGNLSVRMPESDDQSFARVYHEFNVMMDTVENKMQLLQRLGEQEVIEKEQAAESAVLEERRRMARDLHDTVSQQLFAIHMSASSLPKVLKVNEAQGQLVMDQLIAMSQMAQKQMRALIAQLRPVELEGRNLFEALEKWFPDYCRQNGLKGMKELELQGELSEAIEHQLFLIIQEAMANIVKHAGARLVSLSLREGSRQVVLSISDDGQGFEHIQQKQGSYGLTTMRERAEKLGGQVEIISRKGAGTTIRVHIPKFVQGNSESEGKRAIGTITEDEEE
- the liaF gene encoding cell wall-active antibiotics response protein LiaF produces the protein MKRRFTSQIFGGLILIGIGAMFLLRQLGYTDFSLGYLISNYWPVILILMGMKRLLGTGDEHSKGGSSPIGGFFFLAIGVFFLGRNLDWFDISAGDFFKMFIPIMLIGGGLYVIFKPRGSVPPVPPAPTSPNDHFPSGKSSLDVEPPKPLDSTLDEQFEQKFGKPSGGRDWNINLQKDEEEDEDGTGAFKSTAESRWQEKQERHERRRQERHERHARRHGEWHEEFQESESNKESTNRSAFIGDVHMGREHFQLKNTNVSQFIGDTVLDLTNAQIAYGETKINISAFIGDIKVYIPNDMDLGISVNSSSFIGDMEVLDQSRSGFMSSVQCKTPYYKEAGKKVRITVSAFIGDIKVKTVG
- a CDS encoding 3D domain-containing protein; its protein translation is MNKMGIFQRFWCLFVTIVLLLTVAGVIPESKHQAVVANGIGDTLQHTDFGNALSNKLQHTQANSGSLSTKEQPVVLATGRATLLSNDQHSRTSVLPATTKNKPAATLSPQSTKAPATKAPTTKGNGGAGSSKAPNSVPVAAPAADQIITSMKVMATGYTAGYESTGKTSKHPEYGITYSGVKVRRDKNTVSTIAADPKVIPLGSILYIPGYGYGIVADTGSAIKGRKIDLYFATTKQVYKEWGKKSVEVQLIKRGNGKCTEAMLKKLSQAIETYNAVPQSLLEESI
- the thrS gene encoding threonine--tRNA ligase encodes the protein MSVNIKLPDGSVREYAEGSSIDDVAASISSGLRKNAAAGKLNGIVVDLSTPLEEGALVEIVTLDSPEGLEVMRHSTAHLMAQAVRRLYGTKEVKLGVGPVIEDGFYYDMDLEHPLNPEDLLKIEKEMDRIISENLPIVRKEVSRKEALEIFGELGDPYKIELIEALAEDSVITIYEQGEFFDLCRGPHVPSTAKIKVFKLMNVAGAYWRGDSKNKMLQRVYGTAWIKKAQLDEHLRLLEEAKKRDHRKLGKELEIFTFNQLVGQGLPIWLPKGAKLRSILERYIVDLEASLGYQHVYTPVLGNVELYKTSGHWEHYQEDMFPKMTIDNEEFVLRPMNCPHHMMIYKSSMHSYRDLPIRIAELGIQHRYEMSGALTGLHRVRSMTLNDSHIFCRLDQIKGEFIRVIELIQQVYKDFGINDYRFRLSYRDPKDTEKYYDNDNMWETAQRMLREVVEEAGLPFYEAEGEAAFYGPKLDVQIKTVLGKEETLSTVQIDFLLPEKFELEYIGDDGQKHRPVVLHRGILGTMERFVAFLLENFAGSLPLWLSPQQVKVIPVSTAFDDYAKEVTDKLRRRGISAEADLRNEKLGYKIREAQLEKLPYMFVIGENEMNAQTVSIRKRGEGDIGAKPLQEVIELLAQEIADRVI